One segment of Gordonia terrae DNA contains the following:
- a CDS encoding primary-amine oxidase: protein MTVSNPISTSQLAVAGLHPLASLTSAEYDAIRGIVEQVPEFAESSRFAYVGLEEPAKSDYLAWTTGDGPKPDRQARVWLLNVSTGLSLDLVVSLSSNSVITSVEIDGSTGRLPILDSEMGKVMALLAEDEAWKNALAPRGLVPADVVVIALPAGNFGFEDEAGKRVVRCLAFKQNHPKDHPWAHPVDGLSAYVDVVGSAVIKVLDVHEFEVPVESGNYDDPQVQGPPLQGLKPITITQPEGASFAVDGEHVTWANWKLRIGFDVREGLLLHQVTFTDQGVDRPIMYRGSISEMVVPYGDPSPSRFWQNYFDAGEIIYGRLTNSLALGCDCVGEIKYFDGVFADETGVPRVIPNAICMHEEDYGTLWKHTDPFTGAQEVRRSRRLVISFFTNVGNYDYGFFWYLYLDGTIECEAKLTGILFTSAYPGDGEDGEKYPFASEVAPGLGAPYHQHLFNARLDLNIDGSANVVNEIDAVRLPISSTNPYGNGFTKSVTPIVSEKVSGRESDGSRGRVWQIASTETSNRLGLPRSYVLHPMDGPTLMADSASSVSERAAFATKHLFVTQYDRDERYASGDFVTNSPGGQGIPAFIDGDAPLIGEDVVLWHTFGLTHFPRAEDWPIMPVDYAKFSLRPYNFFDKNPTLNVPASATKGHCDGDDGSNGHSGCETGRS from the coding sequence ATGACCGTCAGTAATCCGATCTCCACGTCACAGCTGGCGGTTGCCGGCCTGCATCCACTCGCATCACTCACCAGCGCTGAATACGACGCGATTCGCGGCATCGTGGAACAAGTACCCGAGTTCGCCGAGAGTTCCCGGTTCGCCTACGTCGGACTCGAGGAACCCGCGAAGTCGGACTATCTCGCCTGGACCACCGGTGACGGACCCAAGCCCGACCGTCAGGCCCGAGTGTGGTTGCTCAACGTGAGTACCGGTCTTTCCTTGGATCTGGTCGTCTCGCTCTCGTCGAACAGCGTGATCACGTCGGTCGAGATCGACGGTTCGACAGGCCGACTGCCGATCCTCGATTCGGAGATGGGCAAGGTCATGGCCCTGCTCGCCGAAGACGAGGCATGGAAGAATGCCTTGGCTCCACGGGGCCTCGTGCCCGCCGATGTTGTCGTGATAGCCCTACCGGCAGGCAATTTCGGGTTCGAGGACGAAGCAGGTAAGCGGGTGGTGAGATGTCTTGCGTTCAAGCAGAACCATCCGAAGGATCATCCCTGGGCGCATCCCGTGGACGGGTTGTCTGCGTACGTCGATGTCGTGGGTTCAGCGGTCATCAAGGTTCTCGACGTGCACGAGTTCGAAGTGCCCGTGGAGAGTGGCAACTACGACGACCCCCAGGTGCAGGGGCCTCCGCTGCAAGGCCTCAAGCCGATCACGATCACGCAGCCCGAAGGTGCGAGCTTCGCTGTGGACGGTGAGCACGTCACGTGGGCGAACTGGAAGCTGCGGATCGGGTTCGACGTCCGTGAGGGCCTGCTCCTCCATCAGGTGACGTTCACCGATCAGGGCGTGGATCGCCCGATCATGTACCGCGGGTCGATCAGCGAGATGGTCGTTCCCTACGGTGATCCCAGTCCGAGTCGGTTCTGGCAGAACTACTTCGACGCCGGTGAGATCATCTACGGGCGCTTGACGAACTCACTTGCCCTCGGATGCGACTGCGTCGGCGAGATCAAGTACTTCGACGGGGTCTTCGCCGACGAGACCGGGGTGCCGCGCGTCATCCCGAATGCCATCTGCATGCACGAGGAGGATTACGGGACGCTGTGGAAGCACACGGACCCGTTCACCGGGGCCCAAGAGGTCCGGCGCTCGCGCCGACTCGTGATCTCGTTCTTCACGAATGTCGGAAACTACGACTACGGCTTCTTCTGGTATCTGTACCTCGACGGGACGATCGAATGCGAAGCGAAACTGACGGGCATCCTCTTCACGTCGGCATACCCGGGAGACGGTGAGGACGGGGAGAAGTACCCGTTTGCATCGGAGGTCGCGCCGGGTCTGGGTGCGCCCTATCACCAGCATCTCTTCAATGCGCGCCTCGACCTGAACATCGACGGATCGGCCAATGTCGTCAACGAGATCGACGCGGTGCGGTTGCCCATCTCGTCGACCAATCCGTACGGAAACGGCTTCACCAAGTCCGTGACCCCGATCGTGTCGGAGAAGGTGTCCGGCCGGGAGTCGGATGGCAGTCGCGGTAGGGTCTGGCAGATCGCTTCGACCGAGACGAGCAACAGGTTGGGCCTTCCGCGATCCTACGTCCTCCACCCGATGGACGGACCAACGCTCATGGCGGACTCGGCGTCGTCGGTCAGCGAGCGCGCGGCGTTCGCCACGAAGCATCTCTTCGTCACCCAGTACGATCGGGACGAGCGTTACGCGTCCGGTGACTTCGTCACCAATAGCCCTGGCGGACAGGGCATCCCGGCCTTCATCGATGGTGATGCCCCTTTGATCGGGGAAGATGTCGTCCTCTGGCACACCTTTGGGCTGACGCACTTTCCCCGTGCGGAGGACTGGCCGATCATGCCGGTCGACTACGCCAAGTTCAGCCTTCGTCCCTACAACTTTTTCGACAAGAATCCCACGCTGAACGTACCGGCGTCGGCGACCAAGGGGCACTGCGATGGTGACGACGGATCGAATGGCCATTCCGGGTGCGAGACGGGACGTTCTTGA
- a CDS encoding VOC family protein: protein MARFAFTKIFVDDLDREASFYVTVFGLTQKARLNFGEGVDGLEEIILTSARGDDSNLILWRYAERATPPAGEATIGFTVTDLDVVVRSVSTNGGSVVQTPKHIPEAKATVAFVADPEGHVLEIVQFD, encoded by the coding sequence GTGGCACGTTTCGCGTTCACGAAGATTTTCGTCGACGACCTGGATCGTGAGGCCTCTTTTTATGTGACCGTGTTCGGTCTCACGCAGAAGGCCCGGCTGAATTTCGGTGAGGGCGTGGACGGACTGGAGGAGATCATCTTGACCAGTGCGCGTGGCGACGACTCCAATCTGATCCTCTGGCGCTACGCGGAGCGCGCCACCCCGCCCGCGGGGGAGGCGACAATCGGGTTCACCGTTACCGACCTCGATGTGGTCGTGCGCAGCGTTTCCACGAACGGCGGCTCGGTTGTTCAAACTCCCAAGCACATCCCGGAGGCCAAGGCCACGGTGGCGTTCGTCGCCGACCCGGAGGGGCACGTACTCGAGATCGTGCAGTTCGACTGA
- a CDS encoding SDR family NAD(P)-dependent oxidoreductase, with protein sequence MTLDGRVALVTGAGQNAGLGIAQSLAAAGAAIIVNDLAADRAESAAAAIGEAGGRAVAAPFDVTDYDAVQAGIRAAEGRLGPVDILVNNAGIPTNGSRQPFATSSPDSWPPYIDINLYGSLNTTHCVLSGMIERRFGRVIQISSGSGATAHRGLGAVTYGAGKAGIEGAMRHVASEVGEHGITVNTLALGLMDNLQAALDAGYEPLPSIYENNFIRRLGRGSDIGAAAVWLASTDAEFVTAQTIHINGGAYSGR encoded by the coding sequence ATGACATTGGACGGACGCGTGGCCCTGGTCACGGGCGCAGGACAGAACGCGGGGCTGGGGATCGCACAATCGCTTGCGGCAGCCGGCGCGGCGATCATCGTCAACGACTTGGCAGCCGACCGGGCAGAATCTGCAGCCGCGGCCATCGGCGAGGCAGGCGGGCGAGCAGTGGCAGCTCCGTTCGACGTCACCGACTACGACGCCGTTCAGGCCGGAATCCGCGCGGCGGAAGGCCGGCTCGGTCCCGTCGACATCTTGGTCAACAATGCCGGGATTCCCACCAATGGTTCTCGTCAGCCATTCGCGACGTCGTCTCCGGACAGCTGGCCCCCGTACATCGACATCAACCTCTACGGCTCGCTGAACACCACCCATTGCGTGCTGAGCGGCATGATCGAACGACGTTTCGGGCGGGTCATCCAGATCTCGTCGGGATCTGGAGCGACCGCCCACCGCGGGCTGGGCGCGGTCACCTACGGTGCGGGAAAGGCCGGAATCGAGGGCGCCATGCGCCATGTCGCGTCCGAGGTGGGCGAGCACGGAATCACCGTCAACACCCTGGCGCTGGGGTTGATGGACAACTTGCAGGCGGCCCTCGACGCCGGGTATGAACCGCTTCCCTCGATCTACGAGAACAATTTCATCCGGCGGCTCGGCCGCGGCAGTGACATCGGGGCCGCCGCGGTGTGGCTCGCATCGACGGACGCCGAATTCGTGACGGCACAGACGATTCACATCAACGGGGGTGCCTACTCGGGACGGTGA
- a CDS encoding alpha/beta hydrolase — MRIGDKGVETADAARPVRQHKWDPDVEVLIARMEAAGVRPLREQGVARARQVLESIPRPPGPDMSAVTDAAAESSEGPVPLRIYRPHQASATGAPALVWFHGGGMIMGSLDSFDRLAREIAAATGCVIVNVDYRLAPEHSFPAGNDDAYTALIWTHQQARELGLDPTRIGVGGDSAGGGLAASTALRSRNEGGPSVAQQVMFYPGLERRRDRPSMREFGDSPFLTAEDIDWMKDMYLGPDASLDDQYGTPALADDLSGVAPAIIAVGSGDPLRDGVEEYGTRLRDAGVPTAQLRYPGVGHGFVMQTAALARARSAVTEVGALVAARFRVPV, encoded by the coding sequence ATGAGAATCGGTGACAAGGGCGTCGAAACGGCGGACGCCGCGCGTCCGGTGAGACAACACAAGTGGGACCCCGATGTCGAGGTTCTGATCGCGCGGATGGAGGCGGCCGGCGTGCGGCCCCTCCGCGAGCAGGGCGTCGCACGTGCCAGGCAGGTCCTCGAGTCGATCCCACGACCGCCCGGTCCGGACATGTCAGCGGTCACCGACGCAGCGGCCGAGAGCTCGGAAGGCCCGGTCCCACTGCGGATCTACCGCCCGCACCAGGCGTCGGCCACCGGGGCGCCGGCGCTGGTCTGGTTTCACGGCGGCGGGATGATCATGGGTTCGCTCGATTCCTTCGACCGCCTGGCTCGAGAGATCGCCGCGGCCACCGGATGCGTGATCGTCAACGTGGACTACCGACTGGCTCCGGAGCACTCGTTCCCCGCCGGCAACGACGATGCGTACACAGCGTTGATCTGGACCCATCAGCAGGCCCGCGAACTCGGCCTGGACCCCACCCGGATCGGCGTCGGTGGTGACAGCGCAGGCGGTGGGCTCGCCGCCTCCACCGCTCTGCGGAGCAGGAACGAAGGCGGTCCGAGCGTCGCGCAGCAGGTCATGTTCTATCCGGGACTGGAGCGTCGCCGTGACCGCCCCTCCATGCGGGAGTTCGGCGACAGTCCATTTCTCACGGCGGAGGACATCGACTGGATGAAGGACATGTACCTCGGACCCGACGCCTCGCTCGACGATCAGTACGGGACGCCGGCACTGGCCGACGACCTGAGCGGCGTCGCACCTGCGATCATCGCCGTGGGTTCGGGTGATCCGCTGCGCGACGGCGTCGAGGAGTACGGCACCCGTCTGCGGGACGCCGGCGTGCCGACCGCCCAGTTGCGCTACCCCGGCGTCGGTCACGGCTTCGTCATGCAGACCGCGGCGCTGGCTCGCGCCCGGTCCGCGGTCACGGAAGTGGGAGCCCTTGTCGCCGCTCGATTTCGGGTCCCGGTCTGA
- a CDS encoding GntR family transcriptional regulator: MSDTDRTNGAGASGSAQSDEPGRARAARRVVAELERMIVTGELLPGQAIRQELMAERLGVSRLPIREGLRQLTAQGLVAHQHNAGYTVARLDQTEFDQIYLMRGVLEREVLSRLPLFGPADLAEVRRLGEQVVSAAERGDILEMRLRNQDFHFAMFERSRLHLVVSELRRLWTLAMPYHAAYLYDPDGRRRVCAEHDSMIEALAAGDNAHLVELMDEHRHGGEANTGMILGVRHENR, from the coding sequence ATGAGCGACACCGACCGTACGAACGGCGCCGGCGCATCCGGTTCGGCGCAGTCGGACGAACCCGGTCGAGCACGCGCCGCGAGGCGCGTCGTCGCCGAGCTGGAGCGCATGATCGTGACAGGTGAGCTGCTGCCGGGCCAGGCGATCCGCCAGGAGCTGATGGCCGAGCGCTTGGGAGTGAGCCGGCTGCCCATCCGAGAAGGATTGCGACAGTTGACCGCACAAGGTCTCGTCGCCCACCAGCACAACGCCGGCTACACCGTGGCCCGGCTCGATCAGACCGAGTTCGACCAGATCTATCTCATGCGGGGTGTTCTCGAACGAGAAGTGCTGTCCCGGCTACCACTCTTCGGTCCCGCGGACCTCGCCGAGGTGAGGAGATTGGGCGAGCAAGTGGTCAGCGCCGCCGAACGCGGGGACATTCTGGAGATGCGCCTGCGCAACCAGGACTTCCATTTCGCCATGTTCGAACGGTCGCGGCTGCACCTCGTCGTGAGTGAGCTGCGCCGGCTGTGGACCCTGGCGATGCCTTACCACGCGGCGTACCTCTACGACCCGGACGGGCGGCGACGGGTGTGTGCAGAGCACGACTCCATGATCGAAGCGCTGGCGGCAGGCGACAACGCACACCTCGTCGAGTTGATGGACGAACACCGACATGGCGGCGAGGCCAACACCGGAATGATCTTGGGAGTGCGACATGAGAATCGGTGA
- a CDS encoding CaiB/BaiF CoA transferase family protein, protein MTTTDIIGDGLGDDVAVSGAAAWRRAATTTDLGVLSGVRVLDLSRVLAGPYTAQILADHGAEVIKVEGPAGDETRGWGPPFEDDGNSSAYYQGLNRSKENICLDLRSPHGRDVLAQLLSGADVVIENFKAGTMSRWGFDYETVLADRHPRMIYCRITGFGVDGPMGGLPGYDAVLQSFGGLMSVNGYPDGNPLRVGVPIVDVMAANLAVSGILLAMLERERSGRGQLVDMTLLDSVISLLHPHAANWISGGVTPKRTGDFHPTVVPYQVFAARDGDFFVSAANDRQFRSLVEVLGVPQLADDARFLTNGDRSRHRVELATLLQEQIALHDRADLARRLEQAGVAASSVNTVAEALTSAQVRHRGLFVDSDEYRGVGIPISLSRSGHRPPRTAVSRGAHTDEILVAMGYDPERVASLRAAGVLGNR, encoded by the coding sequence ATGACCACCACGGACATCATCGGCGACGGACTCGGCGACGACGTCGCCGTGAGCGGCGCTGCCGCCTGGCGCCGCGCCGCTACCACCACAGATCTCGGTGTCCTGTCCGGCGTTCGGGTGCTGGACCTGAGCCGCGTGCTCGCCGGCCCCTACACCGCTCAGATTCTTGCCGACCACGGTGCAGAGGTCATCAAGGTCGAGGGTCCTGCAGGAGACGAAACACGCGGGTGGGGACCGCCTTTCGAGGACGATGGGAACTCCAGCGCCTATTACCAGGGGCTGAACCGGAGTAAGGAGAACATCTGCCTCGACCTCCGCTCGCCGCACGGACGCGACGTCCTCGCCCAGCTCCTGTCGGGCGCGGACGTCGTCATCGAGAACTTCAAGGCCGGCACCATGTCGCGCTGGGGTTTCGACTACGAGACCGTCCTCGCCGACCGGCACCCGCGAATGATCTACTGCCGCATCACCGGATTCGGTGTCGACGGCCCGATGGGCGGACTTCCGGGCTATGACGCGGTGTTGCAGTCATTCGGTGGTCTGATGAGTGTCAACGGATACCCCGACGGCAATCCACTGCGGGTGGGAGTACCGATCGTCGACGTCATGGCGGCCAACCTGGCGGTGAGTGGAATCCTCCTGGCGATGCTCGAGCGGGAGCGCAGTGGGCGCGGTCAGCTCGTGGACATGACGCTGCTGGACTCCGTCATATCTCTGCTGCACCCACATGCCGCCAACTGGATCTCCGGCGGGGTCACGCCGAAGCGCACCGGCGACTTCCATCCGACGGTCGTGCCGTATCAGGTGTTCGCCGCCAGAGACGGAGACTTCTTCGTCAGCGCTGCGAACGACCGACAATTCCGCTCGCTGGTCGAAGTTCTCGGCGTCCCGCAGCTTGCCGATGACGCCCGGTTCTTGACGAACGGGGACCGGTCACGGCACCGGGTGGAACTCGCGACGCTCTTACAAGAGCAGATCGCGCTACACGACCGAGCAGACCTGGCTCGGCGCCTCGAACAAGCGGGAGTGGCAGCGAGCTCGGTCAACACTGTCGCCGAGGCCCTCACCTCCGCTCAGGTCAGGCATCGCGGCCTGTTCGTGGATTCCGACGAGTACCGGGGCGTGGGCATCCCCATCTCGCTCAGTCGGTCCGGTCACCGACCGCCGCGAACAGCAGTGTCCCGAGGCGCACACACCGACGAGATCCTCGTCGCGATGGGCTACGACCCCGAACGTGTGGCATCGTTGCGGGCCGCCGGCGTACTCGGCAATCGATGA
- a CDS encoding acyl-CoA dehydrogenase family protein — protein sequence MSEMSAELISATSAMLGRFPLTPGTPAPGVDEALWEALSDAGFTSIDVAEDAGGQGGTLADAAAVFSTLTEAGAITPFAEHALLGTWLAGSGGLSVGNGISTVAAISDGAVRFDGDRLHLTGAIRDVVHVSTADVVVVLVETVGAPMVATFALDGPGVNLGAGTDAQGVSFGDVVFEDAPASESAPSSITSADLTDRGALVYAIALTAAATAVRDLTVRYASERTQFGRPLVKFQAIQHRIAMIAAQTTLMETAVATALRSAADRTPITSNTIAAAKIVTSLHAHQIAAGAHQIHGAIGFTSEHHLGRHTTALWSWRDRYGTETQWADELGARILDSGTDPWDVITGTVHSSATGSTP from the coding sequence ATGAGCGAGATGTCCGCCGAACTCATCAGCGCGACGAGCGCGATGCTCGGCCGCTTCCCTCTGACACCGGGTACGCCCGCCCCGGGCGTGGACGAGGCACTGTGGGAAGCTCTGTCCGACGCCGGATTCACCTCCATCGACGTGGCTGAGGACGCCGGGGGCCAGGGGGGCACTTTGGCCGATGCGGCTGCCGTGTTCTCGACCCTGACCGAAGCCGGGGCGATCACACCGTTCGCCGAGCATGCGCTTCTCGGGACCTGGCTGGCCGGCTCCGGCGGCCTGTCGGTCGGCAACGGGATCTCGACGGTCGCGGCCATCTCCGACGGCGCCGTCCGCTTCGACGGGGATCGTCTGCATCTCACCGGCGCCATCCGTGATGTCGTACACGTCTCCACCGCCGACGTCGTTGTCGTTCTCGTCGAGACGGTCGGCGCTCCGATGGTGGCGACGTTCGCTCTTGACGGCCCCGGGGTCAACCTGGGAGCCGGCACCGACGCGCAGGGAGTGTCGTTCGGAGACGTCGTCTTCGAGGACGCACCCGCCTCGGAGTCCGCCCCGTCATCGATCACTTCCGCCGATCTGACAGATCGCGGAGCACTCGTCTACGCCATCGCGCTCACTGCGGCCGCTACAGCCGTACGAGACCTCACCGTCAGATACGCGTCCGAACGAACACAGTTCGGTCGTCCTCTGGTCAAGTTCCAGGCCATTCAGCATCGGATCGCCATGATCGCGGCGCAGACGACTCTGATGGAAACCGCCGTGGCAACCGCGCTGCGATCGGCGGCCGACCGGACGCCGATCACCAGCAACACGATCGCCGCAGCGAAGATCGTCACGTCACTCCACGCACACCAGATTGCCGCCGGGGCCCACCAGATCCACGGCGCAATCGGTTTCACCAGCGAGCATCACCTGGGACGCCACACCACTGCCCTGTGGTCGTGGCGGGATCGGTACGGCACCGAGACACAGTGGGCCGACGAACTGGGTGCTCGGATTCTCGACTCCGGCACCGACCCCTGGGATGTCATCACCGGCACAGTCCACTCGTCAGCCACCGGGAGCACACCATGA
- a CDS encoding acyl-CoA dehydrogenase family protein: MTSSAPTRSVDEANLDQLRTDVREFLRDEIASGSFTPAVDSWMTGFDPAFSRRLGERGWLGMTMPTEYGGHGRSAVERFVVTEELLAHGTPVAAHWIADRQMAPSILAHGTPAQKSRYIPEIASGTMYFAIGMSEPDAGSDLAGVRTRATDHGDTWTISGTKVWTTGAHIADAMILLARTDGTPDDRQQGLSQLVVDLPHPDIEIRPIRSIDGQAHFNEVIFHDAVVDSTALLGRRGHGWQQVMGELAFERSGPERYLSTLPLLRAWSAHLRENGATDQQRTTLGLLTAQAWALRQMSLRVAAELAAGGKPDILAAMVKDQGSVFEGDLVSAVRTASGVTARRDGGTPLERLLAESVLHTPAFTLRGGTNEILRGIIARGMGLR; encoded by the coding sequence GTGACGTCGTCAGCGCCGACCCGGTCGGTCGACGAGGCGAATCTCGATCAACTCCGGACCGACGTCCGGGAGTTCCTGCGAGACGAGATCGCGTCGGGATCGTTCACCCCGGCCGTCGACAGCTGGATGACCGGCTTCGATCCCGCATTCAGCCGCCGCCTCGGCGAACGCGGGTGGCTCGGGATGACGATGCCGACCGAATACGGTGGGCATGGCCGCTCGGCAGTCGAGCGTTTCGTCGTCACCGAGGAACTACTCGCCCACGGCACGCCCGTCGCGGCGCACTGGATCGCCGATCGGCAGATGGCACCGAGCATCCTCGCTCATGGCACTCCAGCCCAGAAGAGCCGTTACATCCCCGAAATCGCCTCGGGCACGATGTATTTCGCGATCGGGATGAGCGAGCCCGACGCTGGGTCGGATCTGGCCGGCGTACGAACCCGAGCGACCGACCACGGCGACACCTGGACCATAAGCGGTACCAAGGTCTGGACCACCGGCGCCCATATCGCAGATGCCATGATCCTGCTCGCGCGCACCGACGGAACCCCTGACGACCGGCAACAGGGGTTGTCTCAGCTCGTGGTGGACCTGCCGCACCCGGACATCGAGATCCGCCCGATCCGCAGCATCGACGGCCAGGCTCACTTCAACGAGGTGATCTTCCACGACGCCGTCGTCGACTCCACGGCACTTCTCGGCCGGCGCGGACACGGGTGGCAACAGGTGATGGGCGAGCTGGCGTTCGAGCGGTCGGGGCCCGAGCGCTATCTCAGCACATTGCCGCTACTCCGGGCCTGGTCCGCCCACCTGCGTGAGAACGGCGCCACCGACCAGCAGCGCACCACGCTCGGTCTGCTCACCGCGCAAGCCTGGGCGCTGCGCCAGATGTCGCTGCGAGTGGCGGCCGAACTCGCAGCCGGAGGCAAGCCGGACATCCTCGCCGCGATGGTGAAAGACCAAGGGTCGGTGTTCGAAGGTGATCTGGTCTCCGCCGTCCGCACCGCATCGGGAGTCACGGCACGCCGCGACGGCGGCACGCCGCTCGAACGGCTGCTCGCCGAGAGCGTTCTGCACACCCCGGCGTTCACCCTCCGCGGGGGTACCAACGAGATCCTGCGCGGGATAATCGCGCGCGGAATGGGGCTTCGATGA
- a CDS encoding enoyl-CoA hydratase-related protein, with protein sequence MTSDPQQSPGSGTDEPAILTSFVDGVARLTLNNPRRKNAINLVMAAAIEEFCDRVTSDPGIGVVVVDAAGSYFCSGADTRDLASSSADPASPEAVARTSAVYGAFVRVGSLPVPTIAVVVGGAVGAGLNLALAADILVTTPDTVLDSGFLARGIHPGGGHISLLGRSVGRPHAIAMAACGQSLTGSEAAARGLAYAAVPAADLAALVDGLAAPAARDPELTRRVMTSARLELGPPAVPWSSAIEIERGVQMWSMSRKGRESWSSRGPGRS encoded by the coding sequence ATGACATCCGACCCCCAGCAGTCACCCGGCTCCGGAACCGATGAACCGGCCATCCTCACCTCGTTCGTCGACGGCGTGGCCCGGCTGACACTCAACAATCCGCGGCGGAAGAACGCGATCAATCTCGTGATGGCCGCGGCCATCGAGGAGTTCTGTGATCGCGTCACCTCCGATCCGGGGATCGGCGTCGTCGTCGTGGATGCGGCGGGTTCGTACTTCTGCAGCGGAGCTGACACCCGTGATCTGGCGTCGTCATCCGCAGATCCCGCGTCGCCTGAGGCCGTGGCCCGGACGTCGGCGGTCTACGGCGCATTCGTCCGCGTCGGGTCGCTTCCGGTTCCGACCATCGCCGTGGTCGTCGGTGGCGCGGTCGGCGCAGGACTCAATCTCGCGCTGGCCGCCGATATTCTCGTCACCACCCCGGACACCGTGCTCGACAGCGGTTTCCTCGCGCGCGGCATCCACCCCGGTGGCGGGCACATCTCGCTTCTGGGCCGGTCGGTCGGTCGGCCGCATGCGATTGCGATGGCCGCCTGCGGACAATCGCTCACCGGTTCCGAAGCCGCGGCCCGCGGGTTGGCGTATGCCGCGGTACCGGCCGCCGATCTCGCAGCACTCGTCGACGGTCTGGCCGCACCGGCAGCTCGCGATCCGGAGCTCACTCGGCGCGTGATGACCAGTGCGCGGCTCGAACTCGGCCCCCCGGCGGTGCCGTGGTCCTCGGCGATCGAGATCGAACGCGGCGTCCAGATGTGGTCGATGTCGCGCAAGGGCCGCGAATCGTGGTCGTCCCGCGGGCCGGGCCGCTCGTGA
- a CDS encoding IclR family transcriptional regulator, protein MRITHTGDGPISVVDRISVVLEAFNGAGPLTLAQITARTKLPRSSVHRLLEQLSTAGWLSRSPDQTYELGVKAYELGQAAFSQNRLLQGARPVMREFAQRTGLTIQLGDVDRGDTIYLAKVNGRLSGPTPTAVGHRVPAHLTALGKAILAFAEIAPRTSTRALRTLDGGNLIGQTSLSITNPAQLRAEFAQIRDRGAAFDRGEAFPGIACVGVSIGPHDHMYGNMSGLSVCGPAGAIDHRKLMGPVRIAAGEIWARCVAADLAEH, encoded by the coding sequence GTGAGAATTACACATACCGGCGATGGCCCGATCTCCGTCGTCGATCGGATATCAGTCGTACTCGAAGCCTTCAACGGCGCGGGCCCTCTGACGTTGGCGCAGATCACCGCGCGAACGAAGCTACCCCGATCATCTGTGCACCGCCTTCTCGAGCAGCTGTCCACCGCCGGGTGGCTGTCGCGCTCGCCGGATCAGACCTACGAACTCGGCGTGAAGGCCTACGAGCTGGGTCAGGCAGCGTTCAGCCAGAACCGACTCTTACAGGGCGCACGGCCGGTCATGCGCGAGTTCGCCCAGCGCACCGGTTTGACGATCCAGCTCGGCGATGTGGACAGAGGCGACACCATCTACCTCGCCAAGGTCAACGGACGCCTGTCGGGCCCGACGCCCACCGCAGTCGGCCATCGAGTACCGGCACACCTCACCGCCCTCGGCAAGGCGATCCTCGCATTCGCGGAGATCGCACCGCGCACATCGACCAGAGCACTGCGCACGCTCGACGGCGGCAACCTGATCGGGCAGACGTCGTTGTCCATCACCAACCCTGCCCAACTCCGAGCCGAGTTCGCGCAGATCCGCGATCGCGGGGCAGCATTCGACCGGGGTGAGGCGTTCCCGGGCATCGCGTGCGTAGGGGTGTCGATCGGCCCTCACGACCACATGTACGGAAACATGTCGGGACTCTCCGTGTGCGGCCCGGCCGGCGCGATCGATCACCGCAAGCTGATGGGCCCGGTCCGGATAGCCGCCGGCGAGATCTGGGCCCGGTGCGTCGCGGCCGACCTCGCTGAACACTGA